One stretch of Gouania willdenowi chromosome 16, fGouWil2.1, whole genome shotgun sequence DNA includes these proteins:
- the LOC114477886 gene encoding hepcidin-like, which translates to MKTLSVFVAVAIVLTVMCSQQSSAVPVLQGEELEETIFLEIPDAVMDETVMDSMKTLSNNRQKRAAKCQFCCKNGHCGFCCDF; encoded by the exons ATGAAGACTTTGAGTGTGTTTGTTGCAGTGGCCATCGTGCTCACAGTGATGTGCAGCCAGCAGAGCTCTGCTGTCCCAGTCCTTCAG GGTGAAGAACTGGAGGAGACCATCTTTTTAGAGATTCCAGATGCTGTCATGGATGAGACTGTGATGGACTCCATGAAG ACGCTCTCTAACAACAGACAGAAGCGTGCAGCCAAGTGTCAGTTCTGCTGCAAAAATGGACATTGTGGATTCTGCTGCGATTTCTGA
- the LOC114477417 gene encoding hepcidin-like, whose protein sequence is MKTLSVFVAVAIVLTVMCSQQSSAVPVLQGEELEETIFLEIPGGAMNETVMDSMKGEEGEEDEDTIFLETPGGAMNETWMDNREMRKLRCSFRCRRGRCKLRCKL, encoded by the exons ATGAAGACTTTGAGTGTGTTTGTTGCAGTGGCCATCGTGCTCACAGTGATGTGCAGCCAGCAGAGCTCTGCTGTCCCAGTCCTTCAG GGTGAAGAACTGGAGGAGACCATCTTTTTAGAGATTCCAGGCGGTGCCATGAATGAGACTGTGATGGACTCCATGAAG GGTGAAGAGGGTGAAGAAGATGAAGACACCATCTTTTTAGAGACTCCAGGTGGTGCCATGAATGAGACTTGGATGGACAACAGGGAG ATGAGAAAACTGAGGTGTAGCTTCCGCTGCAGAAGAGGACGCTGTAAACTTCGCTGCAAGTTGTGA